A region from the Streptomyces tsukubensis genome encodes:
- a CDS encoding precorrin-8X methylmutase: MTSYDYEKDGAEIYRRSFATIRAETDLAALPADVSRVAVRMIHACGMVDLVRDLAHSPGVVARAREALHAGAPIFCDVQMVASGVTRKRLPADNDVLCTLGDPAVPALAAKLGTTRSAAAMELWRDRLEGSVVAVGNAPTALFRLLEMIDEGAPRPAAVIGVPVGFIGAAESKDALAAHPSGLEHLVVRGRRGGSAMAAAALNAIASEDE; encoded by the coding sequence GTGACCAGCTACGACTACGAGAAGGACGGGGCGGAGATCTACCGCCGGTCCTTCGCCACCATTCGCGCGGAGACGGACCTCGCGGCCCTGCCCGCCGACGTCAGCCGGGTCGCGGTCCGGATGATCCACGCCTGCGGCATGGTCGACCTGGTGCGCGACCTCGCCCACTCCCCCGGTGTGGTCGCCCGCGCCCGGGAGGCCCTGCACGCCGGTGCGCCGATCTTCTGCGATGTGCAGATGGTCGCCAGCGGGGTGACCCGCAAGCGGCTGCCCGCGGACAACGACGTCCTGTGCACCCTCGGCGATCCGGCCGTGCCCGCCCTGGCGGCGAAGCTCGGCACCACCCGCAGCGCCGCGGCCATGGAGCTGTGGCGCGACCGGCTGGAGGGATCCGTGGTCGCCGTCGGCAATGCGCCGACCGCGCTCTTCCGTCTGCTGGAGATGATCGACGAGGGCGCGCCCCGCCCGGCCGCCGTCATCGGCGTGCCCGTCGGCTTCATCGGCGCGGCCGAGTCCAAGGACGCCCTGGCCGCGCACCCGTCCGGGCTGGAGCACCTGGTCGTCCGGGGCCGTCGCGGTGGCAGCGCCATGGCCGCCGCGGCGCTCAACGCGATCGCGAGTGAGGACGAATGA
- a CDS encoding SPFH domain-containing protein, whose product MADITRRLGWRHLRSAPTSHIRHHRGGRLVHDGPGLGFWYRALSAALEEIPVGDREESMAFHARTADFQDVTVQATVVYRIGDPAVAAERLDFSVDPDTGVWRGAPLEQLSTLLSETAQQHALDVLSRTPLAAALVDGVSAVRERMAAGLAAESRLAETGLTVVGVRVIAIRPEPEVERALRTPARERIQQEADRATYERRAVAVERERTIAENELASRIELARQEERLVEQRGANARREAEEQAAADAVRAEAEAARTVRLAGAEAAALREVGEARAAAEAARLRAHGGADPAALRALTAARLAENLPRIDSLTVAPDVLTGLLARLGRDGGDGREAGA is encoded by the coding sequence ATGGCCGACATCACCCGGCGACTCGGCTGGCGCCATCTGCGCTCCGCGCCCACCTCGCACATCCGGCACCACCGCGGCGGCAGGCTCGTCCACGACGGCCCGGGTCTCGGCTTCTGGTACCGGGCCCTGTCCGCCGCGCTCGAAGAGATCCCGGTCGGAGACCGCGAGGAGTCCATGGCGTTCCACGCCAGGACCGCCGACTTCCAGGACGTGACCGTCCAGGCCACCGTCGTCTACCGGATCGGTGATCCGGCCGTCGCGGCCGAGCGGCTGGACTTCTCCGTCGACCCGGACACGGGCGTCTGGCGCGGCGCCCCGCTGGAGCAGCTCTCCACCCTGCTCTCCGAGACCGCCCAGCAGCACGCTCTCGACGTGCTCTCCCGTACCCCGCTCGCCGCCGCCCTGGTCGACGGGGTGTCCGCGGTACGGGAGCGGATGGCGGCCGGGCTCGCCGCCGAATCCCGGCTGGCGGAGACCGGGCTGACGGTGGTGGGGGTGCGGGTGATCGCGATCCGCCCGGAGCCGGAGGTCGAGCGCGCGCTGCGCACCCCGGCCCGCGAACGCATCCAGCAGGAGGCCGACCGGGCCACGTACGAACGCCGGGCCGTGGCCGTCGAGCGGGAGCGCACCATCGCCGAGAACGAACTGGCGAGCCGGATCGAACTGGCCCGCCAGGAAGAGCGTCTGGTGGAGCAGCGGGGCGCCAACGCCCGCCGGGAGGCCGAGGAGCAGGCGGCCGCCGATGCGGTACGGGCGGAGGCCGAGGCGGCGCGCACGGTACGGCTCGCCGGGGCGGAGGCGGCGGCCCTGCGGGAGGTCGGCGAGGCCCGGGCGGCGGCCGAGGCGGCCCGGCTGCGGGCGCACGGCGGGGCCGACCCGGCGGCGCTGCGGGCGCTGACCGCCGCCCGGCTGGCGGAGAACCTGCCGCGGATCGACAGTCTGACCGTCGCGCCGGATGTGCTGACGGGTCTGCTGGCGAGGCTGGGCCGGGACGGCGGCGACGGGCGGGAGGCCGGGGCGTGA
- a CDS encoding cytochrome P450 — MITGFDLCDEVLRDRAWLEPDRRWRRRQGGGTRWDTPSSTEMGYTLLVLNPPDHTRMRRVFGSFDRTTIGRIGETVETVTGGLLDSVADRVYGGGEADLVDLVCEELPVRTIGAWLGLPTADLARLRELTHDQVFTQELLPSARQLALSDAATPELRSYFRNLVRERRARPGDDPVSRWIAAWDETEPDPDRSDEAVYYLTLSVFLAALETTSSLLSTTVRLLLEHPEWWERIAAEPDLAPGFVEETLRYDPPTPVVTRVARDDMSLGGVEMRRDEVVHLMLATANRDAAKHGDPHRFDPLRKPGGHLAFGGGIHYCLGAPLARLEAQTVLRQLTQRLPRLALARRPTWAPRVAFRRLLNLDVALV; from the coding sequence ATGATCACCGGGTTCGATCTCTGCGACGAAGTGCTACGCGACCGCGCATGGCTGGAACCCGACCGTCGCTGGCGTCGCCGCCAAGGCGGTGGAACCCGCTGGGACACGCCCTCGTCCACCGAGATGGGCTACACCCTGCTGGTGCTCAACCCACCGGACCACACGCGGATGCGCCGCGTCTTCGGTTCCTTCGACCGCACCACAATCGGCCGGATCGGCGAGACGGTCGAGACTGTGACCGGCGGACTGCTCGACTCCGTCGCCGACCGGGTGTACGGCGGCGGTGAGGCCGATCTGGTCGACCTGGTCTGCGAGGAGTTGCCGGTCCGCACCATCGGTGCGTGGCTCGGTCTGCCCACCGCCGATCTGGCGCGGCTGCGCGAGCTCACCCACGACCAGGTCTTCACCCAGGAACTGCTGCCGTCCGCACGCCAGCTGGCGCTGTCCGACGCGGCGACTCCCGAGCTGCGGTCCTACTTCCGGAATCTGGTCCGGGAGCGGCGGGCCCGCCCCGGGGACGACCCCGTCTCCCGGTGGATTGCCGCCTGGGACGAAACGGAGCCCGACCCCGACCGCTCCGACGAAGCGGTCTACTACCTGACGCTGTCCGTCTTCCTCGCCGCCCTGGAGACCACCTCCTCCCTGCTGTCCACCACGGTCCGGCTGCTGCTCGAACACCCCGAGTGGTGGGAGCGAATAGCGGCCGAGCCCGACTTGGCGCCCGGCTTCGTCGAGGAGACCCTCCGCTACGACCCGCCGACCCCGGTGGTCACCCGGGTCGCCCGTGACGACATGTCCCTCGGGGGCGTCGAGATGCGCCGGGACGAGGTGGTCCATCTGATGCTCGCGACGGCCAACCGCGACGCCGCGAAGCACGGGGACCCGCACCGGTTCGACCCGCTGCGCAAGCCGGGCGGCCATCTCGCCTTCGGGGGCGGCATCCACTACTGCCTGGGAGCACCGCTGGCCCGTCTCGAAGCCCAGACCGTACTCCGCCAACTCACCCAGCGCCTGCCCCGTCTCGCCCTCGCCCGCCGCCCGACCTGGGCGCCGAGGGTGGCGTTCCGGCGCCTGCTGAATCTGGATGTCGCCCTCGTATGA
- a CDS encoding enoyl-CoA hydratase/isomerase family protein, translating to MTTISRTPHPMADPVSGPPPEPVSGPVPQPPGDPAPLPLPAVSEDGPVLRVDLNPGGGESILGVAALDRLVTLFDTLHERPAVRAVVLSSSGDDFSLGGDRREYQDALDTDPTGTSLRRILDRGHRLCQALENSHAVTIARLHGRVVGQGLALASFCDLRVAADTTRFRLPELGLGMPPAWGGVLGRLISEAGAARIRELMLTSEAFDAGTARELGLLHKVAPYDGLDAAVAAWTRPISRRSAEALTLTKRMFAGYARADRTADIGLLDAHLMAAQLRQ from the coding sequence ATGACGACCATCAGCCGTACGCCCCACCCGATGGCGGACCCGGTATCCGGCCCGCCGCCCGAACCGGTATCCGGCCCGGTGCCCCAACCGCCGGGTGATCCGGCGCCCCTCCCCCTGCCGGCCGTTTCGGAGGACGGACCGGTGCTCCGCGTGGACCTCAACCCCGGGGGCGGCGAGAGCATCCTCGGAGTGGCCGCGCTCGACCGTCTCGTCACCCTCTTCGACACCCTCCACGAGCGGCCAGCTGTCCGCGCCGTCGTCCTGTCGTCGTCGGGTGACGACTTCAGCCTCGGCGGGGACCGCCGGGAGTACCAGGACGCCCTGGACACGGATCCCACCGGAACGTCCCTGCGCCGCATCCTGGACCGCGGACACCGGCTCTGCCAGGCGCTGGAGAACAGCCATGCCGTGACGATCGCGCGTCTGCACGGCAGGGTCGTCGGCCAGGGGCTCGCCCTCGCCTCGTTCTGCGATCTGCGCGTGGCTGCGGACACCACCCGGTTCCGGCTGCCCGAACTCGGGCTGGGCATGCCACCGGCCTGGGGCGGCGTCCTGGGCCGGCTGATCTCGGAGGCGGGCGCGGCCCGGATCCGTGAACTCATGCTCACCAGCGAGGCCTTCGACGCCGGGACCGCGCGGGAGCTCGGTCTGCTGCACAAGGTCGCCCCGTACGACGGACTGGACGCCGCCGTCGCCGCCTGGACCCGCCCCATCTCCCGCCGCTCCGCGGAGGCCCTCACGCTGACCAAGCGGATGTTCGCCGGGTACGCGAGGGCGGACCGGACGGCCGATATCGGACTGCTGGACGCCCATCTCATGGCCGCTCAGCTGCGGCAGTAG
- a CDS encoding bifunctional cobalt-precorrin-7 (C(5))-methyltransferase/cobalt-precorrin-6B (C(15))-methyltransferase, translating into MTPAPPPSTAAATVATAAVTVVGIGADGWDGVPGAHRAELLDAEVLIGGPRQLGLLPPECAGERIPWPSPLRPAVPRLLAAHSGRRIAVLASGDPMFYGIGRAVTEVLGAGAARILPHPSSVSYACARLGWPAEDIEVVTVVGRPTARIAAALHHGRRLLVLSAGAATPGEVAALLRDRGFGPSPMRVLERLGGPGERTTDAVTADDWPAEAPPGDPLNIVAVACRRAPDALRLGAVPGLPDEAYEHDGQLTKRHIRAVTLGVLAPAPGELLWDVGGGSGSIAVEWLRTHPSCRAVTVERDPVRAERIVRNAERLGVPGLRVVTGTAPGALAGLPRPDAVFIGGGLTAPGLLEACWEALPPGGRLVANTVTLESEALLAAAHRRHGGELVRLATARAVPVGGFTGWRQAMPVTQWAVEKTSRPADKTGAGAAAPGGSGASDEPGSSAGTGSTAAAPETAVTAGAAGTAGAEI; encoded by the coding sequence GTGACCCCCGCCCCACCCCCATCGACCGCCGCCGCCACGGTCGCGACCGCGGCCGTGACCGTCGTCGGCATCGGCGCCGACGGCTGGGACGGCGTCCCCGGCGCCCACCGGGCGGAGCTGCTCGACGCGGAGGTCCTCATCGGCGGTCCGCGCCAGCTCGGACTGCTGCCGCCGGAGTGCGCGGGGGAGCGGATCCCCTGGCCGTCGCCGCTCCGGCCCGCCGTACCCCGGCTGCTCGCCGCCCACTCCGGCCGCCGGATCGCCGTACTGGCCAGCGGCGACCCCATGTTCTACGGCATCGGACGCGCCGTCACCGAAGTCCTCGGCGCCGGAGCCGCCCGGATCCTGCCGCACCCCTCCTCCGTCTCGTACGCCTGCGCCCGCCTCGGCTGGCCCGCCGAGGACATCGAGGTCGTCACGGTCGTGGGCCGTCCCACGGCCCGGATCGCGGCCGCCCTGCACCACGGCCGCCGGCTGCTGGTGCTGAGCGCGGGCGCCGCCACCCCCGGAGAGGTCGCCGCCCTGCTGCGGGACCGCGGTTTCGGGCCGAGCCCGATGCGGGTCCTGGAACGCCTCGGCGGCCCCGGGGAGCGGACGACCGATGCGGTGACCGCCGACGACTGGCCGGCCGAGGCCCCGCCGGGCGACCCGCTGAACATCGTCGCCGTCGCATGCCGCCGCGCCCCGGACGCCCTGCGCCTCGGCGCGGTACCCGGCCTGCCGGACGAGGCGTACGAACACGACGGCCAGCTCACCAAGCGGCACATCCGGGCCGTCACCCTCGGCGTGCTGGCCCCGGCCCCCGGCGAACTGCTGTGGGACGTCGGCGGCGGCTCCGGCTCCATCGCCGTGGAGTGGCTGCGGACCCATCCGTCCTGCCGGGCCGTCACCGTCGAACGCGATCCGGTGCGCGCCGAGCGCATCGTCCGCAACGCCGAACGGCTGGGCGTCCCCGGGCTGCGGGTGGTGACCGGCACGGCGCCCGGTGCCCTCGCCGGACTGCCCCGGCCGGACGCGGTGTTCATCGGCGGCGGACTCACCGCCCCCGGACTGCTGGAGGCCTGCTGGGAGGCGCTGCCGCCCGGCGGACGGCTGGTGGCCAACACGGTGACCCTGGAGTCCGAGGCACTGCTGGCCGCCGCCCACCGCCGCCACGGCGGCGAGCTGGTGCGGCTGGCGACGGCGCGCGCGGTGCCGGTCGGCGGTTTCACCGGCTGGCGGCAGGCGATGCCGGTGACCCAGTGGGCGGTGGAGAAGACCTCCCGTCCCGCCGACAAGACCGGGGCCGGGGCCGCGGCCCCGGGTGGCTCAGGGGCCTCCGACGAGCCCGGATCCTCGGCCGGAACAGGCAGTACGGCAGCAGCGCCGGAGACGGCAGTCACCGCGGGAGCGGCAGGAACGGCAGGAGCAGAGATATGA
- the cobM gene encoding precorrin-4 C(11)-methyltransferase: MTVYFIGAGPGAADLITVRGARTLAACQVCLYAGSLVPRELLAECPPDARLVDTAQLDLDAITAEFVRAHEAGHDVARLHSGDPSVFSAVAEQMRRLDAAGIPYEVVPGVPAFAAAAAALKRELTVPTVGQTVVLTRISQQATPMPEGEDLATLGRSGALIVLHLAARYADRVVAELLPHYGADCPAAVVAYASRPDELIIRGTLDEIAGKVKEAGVLRTAVIMVGRTLGAEQFRDSHLYSPERERHSC, from the coding sequence ATGACCGTGTACTTCATCGGCGCCGGGCCCGGCGCCGCCGATCTGATCACGGTGCGCGGTGCCCGGACGCTCGCCGCCTGCCAGGTCTGTCTGTACGCCGGGAGCCTGGTGCCCCGCGAACTGCTGGCCGAATGCCCGCCGGACGCCAGGCTGGTCGACACCGCGCAGCTCGACCTGGACGCGATCACCGCCGAGTTCGTCCGCGCCCACGAGGCGGGGCACGACGTGGCCCGGCTGCACTCCGGCGACCCGTCCGTGTTCAGCGCGGTAGCCGAGCAGATGCGGCGGCTCGACGCGGCGGGCATTCCGTACGAAGTCGTGCCCGGCGTTCCGGCCTTCGCCGCCGCCGCCGCGGCGCTGAAGCGGGAGCTGACCGTCCCGACGGTCGGCCAGACCGTCGTCCTCACCCGTATCTCCCAGCAGGCCACGCCCATGCCGGAGGGCGAGGACCTCGCCACCCTCGGCCGCAGCGGCGCCCTGATCGTGCTGCATCTGGCCGCACGGTACGCGGACCGGGTGGTGGCGGAGCTGCTGCCGCACTACGGTGCCGACTGCCCGGCCGCCGTGGTCGCCTACGCCTCCCGGCCGGACGAGCTGATCATCCGCGGCACGCTCGACGAGATCGCCGGGAAGGTGAAGGAGGCGGGGGTGCTGCGGACGGCCGTGATCATGGTGGGCCGGACGCTGGGCGCGGAGCAGTTCCGCGACAGCCACCTCTACTCGCCGGAGCGGGAACGGCACAGCTGCTGA
- the cobG gene encoding precorrin-3B synthase, translating into MLAAMSTAPLPPSSQATAVARDRGDACPGTLRLHEADDGALARVRVPGGVLTAAQAGALLDAARRLGDGALHLTSRGNVQLRGLRGGCGTELAAALDTAGLLPSPEHERVRNVVASPLSGLDGRGVRDVRPWLTALDAAVCASPAARALSGRFLFALDDGRGDTAALGADVTVRAVAGAAGEALLAVGGADEALRIAGDEAPRAALLTAEAFLQWVRESGARVWRIAELDLAPGELLRRVRGTLADHGIGSVPEPLPRDLSGPGAPVPGISGSALCVQAPLGLLTAGQWQEATEIAAGTSAGELRLTPWRGLVVPVPGLSAAEAAAALARLARTGLAADPASPWLRTGACIGRPGCAKSRSDVRADAVRGLAAAGRSPLPLYWSGCERRCGRPPGDRIDLVAAPGGGYRLTGSTAGLPPRTAVLADPDQLAAALAAITP; encoded by the coding sequence ATGCTCGCCGCCATGTCCACGGCCCCCCTCCCTCCGTCGTCCCAGGCCACAGCGGTCGCACGGGACCGGGGCGACGCCTGCCCGGGGACCCTGAGGCTGCACGAGGCGGACGACGGGGCGCTGGCCCGGGTCCGGGTGCCCGGCGGTGTGCTGACCGCCGCACAGGCCGGTGCGCTGCTGGACGCGGCGCGGCGGCTGGGCGACGGTGCGCTCCATCTGACCTCGCGGGGCAATGTGCAGTTGCGGGGGCTGCGCGGCGGCTGCGGTACGGAGCTGGCGGCGGCGCTGGACACCGCCGGGCTGCTGCCGTCGCCGGAGCACGAGCGGGTCCGCAATGTCGTCGCCTCGCCGCTGTCCGGTCTGGACGGCCGGGGCGTACGGGATGTGCGGCCCTGGCTGACGGCCCTGGACGCGGCGGTGTGCGCGAGCCCGGCGGCGCGGGCGCTGTCGGGCCGGTTCCTGTTCGCGCTCGACGACGGGCGCGGGGACACGGCGGCGCTGGGCGCCGATGTGACGGTACGGGCCGTAGCCGGGGCCGCCGGGGAGGCGCTGCTCGCCGTGGGCGGGGCGGACGAGGCGCTGCGGATCGCGGGAGACGAGGCACCGCGGGCGGCACTGCTCACTGCAGAAGCGTTCCTGCAGTGGGTACGGGAGTCCGGGGCCCGGGTCTGGCGCATCGCCGAACTCGACCTGGCGCCGGGCGAGTTGCTGCGGCGGGTCCGCGGCACCCTGGCGGACCACGGCATCGGCTCCGTACCCGAACCGCTGCCCCGGGACCTGTCCGGACCCGGGGCGCCCGTCCCCGGGATCTCCGGGTCCGCGCTCTGCGTCCAGGCCCCGCTGGGCCTGCTGACGGCCGGGCAGTGGCAGGAGGCGACGGAGATCGCCGCGGGCACGTCCGCGGGCGAACTCCGGCTCACCCCCTGGCGCGGACTCGTCGTCCCCGTACCGGGACTGAGCGCGGCGGAGGCAGCGGCCGCGCTCGCCCGGCTCGCCCGTACCGGTCTCGCCGCCGACCCGGCCTCGCCCTGGCTGCGGACCGGCGCCTGCATCGGCCGCCCGGGCTGCGCCAAGTCGCGGTCCGACGTCCGGGCGGACGCGGTCCGCGGTCTGGCCGCCGCCGGGCGCTCCCCCCTGCCGCTGTACTGGTCCGGCTGCGAACGCCGCTGCGGCCGCCCGCCGGGAGACCGGATCGACCTGGTGGCCGCCCCCGGCGGCGGTTACCGGCTCACCGGCAGCACCGCGGGACTTCCGCCGCGCACCGCCGTCCTGGCCGACCCCGACCAGCTCGCCGCCGCACTGGCGGCGATCACCCCATGA
- a CDS encoding cobalt-precorrin-6A reductase, whose translation MHVLILGGTTEARRLAELLAETRGMPGLRVTNSLAGRVAAPRLPPGAVRIGGFGGADGLADWLRTHAVDALVDATHPFAGTISFNAARAAAGARVPLLALRRPGWEAGDGDDWHEAGSLEEAAALLPGLGRRIFLTTGRTGLAAFTGPHVPDDLWFLVRSVDPPEGPRPSHSAVLLDRGPFTLDGERDVLRRHRIDVVVTKDSGGAATAPKLTAAREAGLPVVVVRRPPVPGAVPVVAGPEEAARWVGEEYGRRPRPGGPGR comes from the coding sequence GTGCACGTGCTGATCCTGGGCGGCACCACCGAGGCCCGCAGGCTGGCCGAACTGCTGGCGGAGACCCGCGGGATGCCCGGGCTGCGCGTGACGAACTCGCTGGCCGGGCGGGTGGCCGCGCCCCGGCTGCCGCCCGGTGCGGTGCGGATCGGTGGTTTCGGCGGGGCCGACGGGCTCGCCGACTGGCTCCGTACCCACGCGGTCGACGCCCTCGTCGACGCCACGCACCCGTTCGCCGGGACGATCAGCTTCAACGCGGCCCGCGCCGCCGCCGGTGCCCGGGTGCCGCTGCTCGCCCTGCGCCGCCCCGGCTGGGAAGCGGGCGACGGCGACGACTGGCACGAGGCGGGGTCCCTGGAGGAGGCCGCGGCGCTGCTGCCGGGACTCGGCCGCCGTATCTTCCTGACCACCGGCCGGACCGGCCTCGCGGCCTTCACCGGACCGCACGTCCCGGACGACCTGTGGTTTCTCGTCCGCTCGGTCGACCCGCCCGAGGGGCCGCGGCCTTCGCACTCGGCCGTACTGCTCGACCGGGGCCCGTTCACCCTCGACGGGGAGCGGGACGTGCTGCGCCGCCACCGGATCGACGTGGTGGTCACCAAGGACAGCGGGGGAGCGGCGACCGCGCCCAAGCTGACGGCCGCACGGGAGGCCGGGCTGCCGGTCGTGGTGGTCCGCAGACCCCCGGTGCCCGGAGCGGTGCCCGTGGTGGCCGGTCCCGAGGAGGCGGCCCGGTGGGTCGGGGAGGAGTACGGGCGCCGACCGCGCCCCGGCGGGCCGGGGCGCTGA
- a CDS encoding precorrin-2 C(20)-methyltransferase encodes MSGKLYGVGLGPGDPSLMTVRAVQAIAEAQVIAYHSARHGRSIARSIAAEHIRADHVEEALVYPLTTETTDHPGGYRGAMEDFYAEASARLAEHLDAGRTVAVLAEGDPLFYGSYMHMHKRLADRYDTEVIPGVTSVSAAAARLGTPLAEAEEVLTILPGTLPEEELTARLAATDAAVVMKLGRTFPKVRRALERSGRLPEARYAERVTMAGERLAALSEVAEESVPYFSVAVVPSRIGTGAAEREPEGPGEVVVVGTGPAGPLWLTPETRGALAAADDLVGYTTYLDRVPVRPGQRRHGSDNRVEAERAEFALQLARQGRRVAVVSGGDPGVFAMATAVLEVASAEEYTEVPVRVLPGVTAANAAAARAGAPLGHDYATVSLSDRLKPWEVIAGRLRAAAAADLVLALYNPGSRSRNWQVGKARELLLEHRAPDTPVVVARDVGGEGERVRIVRLADLDPAEVDMRTILLVGSSQTQVVRRGDGEEVVWTPRRYPEE; translated from the coding sequence ATGAGCGGCAAGCTGTACGGGGTGGGGCTCGGCCCCGGCGACCCGTCCCTGATGACCGTCCGGGCCGTACAGGCCATCGCGGAGGCGCAGGTGATCGCCTATCACAGCGCCCGGCACGGCCGGTCCATCGCCCGTTCCATCGCGGCGGAGCACATCCGGGCGGACCACGTCGAGGAGGCCCTGGTCTATCCGCTCACCACCGAGACCACCGACCATCCCGGCGGCTACCGGGGTGCGATGGAGGACTTCTACGCCGAGGCGTCGGCCCGGCTCGCGGAGCATCTGGACGCGGGCCGTACGGTCGCGGTGCTCGCGGAGGGCGATCCGCTGTTCTACGGCTCCTACATGCATATGCACAAGCGGCTGGCCGACCGCTACGACACCGAGGTGATCCCCGGGGTGACCTCGGTATCGGCGGCGGCGGCCCGGCTGGGCACCCCGCTCGCGGAGGCCGAGGAGGTGCTGACGATCCTGCCGGGCACCCTGCCCGAGGAGGAGCTGACGGCCCGTCTCGCCGCCACCGACGCGGCCGTGGTGATGAAGCTGGGGCGGACCTTCCCCAAGGTCCGCCGGGCCCTGGAGAGGTCGGGGCGGCTGCCCGAGGCCCGTTACGCGGAACGGGTCACCATGGCCGGGGAGCGGCTGGCCGCTCTCTCCGAGGTGGCGGAGGAGTCGGTTCCGTACTTCTCGGTGGCGGTCGTGCCGAGCCGGATCGGCACCGGGGCGGCCGAGCGGGAACCGGAAGGACCCGGTGAGGTCGTCGTGGTCGGCACCGGTCCGGCGGGCCCGCTCTGGCTGACGCCGGAGACCCGCGGCGCCCTCGCCGCGGCCGACGACCTGGTCGGCTACACCACCTATCTGGACCGGGTGCCGGTCCGCCCCGGCCAGCGGCGCCACGGCTCCGACAACCGGGTCGAGGCGGAGCGCGCGGAGTTCGCGCTGCAACTGGCCCGGCAGGGCAGGCGGGTGGCCGTCGTCTCCGGCGGCGACCCCGGGGTCTTCGCGATGGCCACGGCCGTGCTGGAGGTGGCGTCCGCGGAGGAGTACACCGAGGTGCCGGTACGGGTACTGCCCGGGGTGACCGCGGCCAACGCCGCCGCCGCCCGGGCGGGCGCCCCGCTGGGCCACGACTATGCGACGGTCTCCCTCTCGGACCGGCTCAAGCCCTGGGAGGTCATCGCCGGCCGGCTGCGCGCGGCCGCGGCCGCGGATCTGGTGCTGGCGCTGTACAACCCCGGTTCCCGGAGCCGGAACTGGCAGGTGGGCAAGGCGCGGGAACTGCTGCTTGAGCACCGGGCCCCGGACACCCCGGTCGTCGTGGCCCGGGACGTGGGCGGCGAGGGTGAGCGGGTGCGGATCGTGAGGCTGGCGGATCTGGACCCGGCCGAGGTCGACATGCGGACGATCCTGCTGGTCGGCTCCTCGCAGACGCAGGTGGTACGGCGCGGCGACGGCGAGGAAGTCGTATGGACGCCGCGCCGCTATCCGGAGGAGTAG